The proteins below are encoded in one region of Silene latifolia isolate original U9 population chromosome 2, ASM4854445v1, whole genome shotgun sequence:
- the LOC141643865 gene encoding uncharacterized protein LOC141643865 isoform X4 — translation MKLEVAASESEVIQKDDDFYPSDTIVEQAGNQRAQLKNPISSGRNSMDKEEEDISGDASEEVYISPETTAEKIKACLSETGIKLTAPFISSVDDTQNTHDDIRNDIPSAEKGDMDSTLPEEQRAEIMQTSLQECSSTNMGDNIANDSKVVEVEHENNEINAEVSQMSSMLLKPDIEKTAEYVSDEMDEQKFSEKILHPIEEKSVEQPFYEESCEAGDISAQLKAEDDSLMKMTEIQVENKHIALTADQEGKSPKDLNYEKERDNEGMSPKDAQQISEEIIESSNVSCADEEAEPTSEPQQSYQEILEPSQIIHEGANDSKENANDNSTEREVTKSTEEMLVDSSSTIEECSKPIESETYESKTIRSEDGAYVDQLAEHATIEATEKSSQVGLAAVTGPANIQENDEHQTSQTVVEENETVSEMIKQKQSFPESDLLHLQEKNVISTESISHDNANMTNTALEGDNDERVELKAEETGYSFEEQNVETATREPYSSDQISSADEISVPFSEKGDSAISTDSDNISSLNDHGNMESLDTEAKLDMMQEVENKREIVVETASNDITEEINEESYMLSENQVDNLTNKATDEPGLIVDSRQNIPLPAEDQINKLTDVREKAYESVGEKNAIEEENDSIRSPDKDPEKDSESNNEEIQNDSKPGQSCRNEPDIVKHLEIVNPEIEETKLEQGEQNQENSIHNDAIGPDEDAQSTFTNIGPTSLENHEVKIDEIMEETVSEIEQKNIENVELRSVRDVTSAEENIEDSTNSTAAENNVTYEDGINKGDDQSENQSLNVTCVQTGTEAEDTINKTDDSEKEVDLQYTEETQSTRDATVESFQSAITDEMEDDKNLENTKADPSQEHDEINNKNSNYDEESNEYKEQEPNEANEFHLEEESKTEEAKTQVYEEGSSSNKEGIRNVEVSQSQDECSKVYEDGINVIEVEETTDKQHQEQEESSAYGEHDGVLADQMKAMNAGMDSQNEIELNTSNSDGVHVQEDQTERESCKYDEMDESDSRKDKEIISQEFEQDKLVNAITSQESSPPIEPLEHNLGAAMEDPTVSQPSEIVDDESLSVEASQVVGLEAEQHIQTNEYPEQENDISADTQIIQGDSAEHITNSAIGYEDSTTFAEAGPGSADHLKIVDSKDDEHAENIQESESENQGLASKEVDTAIEANKDDNFDQLPKDLQHNNDAQNFENEGAQKDGQQVLLEAGSDVEEMNANPMELSENTGAESDNIEVQNDGGDDEEGVRDDTAKTVPVTDPKIEGDLSTGIPSQSGKLDQEINADNPVTSRDEDTGESSEAMQIVDIREEVSADCHVSSTDPGTDIQQENENNTASLDCQQDQEDQRGHESFKNSKMDESQPEKDIELINQGFEQESISSEMPCQETSATIEALRQDIGTAIDDHTQNEPSEIANDKVHIVEVSKEADLETEQHNQTNEEPEHENEISAEESMDVENREFIPESAELREVNITKNETINSRTADLGSNTVEDLSGSENTNLEVSEKVINLDEDPKVNTEVMTQDKSVENRELVPESAELAEDNDTENEAISSRAMDLGRSTVEDLSGNEGTNSEISQKVTSLDEDPRVNTDAVPKDMSVENRELVPESAEQAEENNTENEIINRRAEDLGSNTIEDSGNENTNLEISQKEINTEDVHQDMDVEDQELIPESTKQREENNAENEAINSRAADLGSNTVEDLSGNENIYSEISQKVAKLDEDPRVNTEVMPQDVSVENRELIPESVELTEENNTENEAVNSRAEDLGLNTVEDRGNENTNLEISQTEMEISLNENPILNREVVLQVMNVESHEIIPELTELREENNTENEATKSRGEDLRSNTIEDLAGYENTNPEIPQNEINSDEDPTVNTEVVPRDIEVENHKLIPESTELREENNTNNEAINIRAEDDLSGNENTNSEMSQKVTNLNEDPKLSTEVMPQDMSVEDHGFISESTELREENNTENEAANSIAKALGSNTVEDLSGNKNTNSEISQKEINLDENPIVDTEVVLQDMSVENRALVPESAELKEENNTKNEAINSRAEDLGSNTVEDSGNENTNLEISQKEISLNENPTVNTDVVLQDMDVESHELIPESTELREENSTENEAIKCRAVGLGSNTVEDHSGNENTNSETSQKLTNLDEEKNTEVMPQVMDDENLEFIPESTDIRKENNTENEAINGRGEDLGSNTIEDLTGNENTNLEISQREIYSEEDPTVIKEIVPRDMDVENHELIPESTELREENNTENEAINSKAADLGSNTVEDLSGNENTNSEMSQKVTNLDEDPRVDTEVVPRDVDVGDHEIIPESTENTTENEAINSKADDLGSNTIEDSSGNENTNLEISQKEISLNEDPIVETEGVLQDMDVENHKFIPESTELIEENNTENEAIKSKAEESGPNTAGDLGGNENTNSEMSQINLDEDPIVKVKELQTMEKIQDDEEPENTEREITQEGSQHTLAEEHTIDQEKPIDTADTSQLENEEKTCMYDEEIQEVKETHEQCKFNEMNESVTFKNKEIESQGFEDDCTSKRKENEQTPMHSEASGQNVGAETPNQDNEECRIDAFEVINAQEVAEHDEHRNEALLDKINEQEVICPNASSSGNEMDTSAEQTTEPPLEISQTNNADQGPELGVYEQSIEGNEEEDKLDSNKPKFNMEMVVNPIEESQLKDDRENEINGQPTQTQSGNGISTAIEPSQYIQECEPNDAKQDGNVSNVTKSYIDGHSIDESTPDETVQTQGKQPVEPQENILEPSSPSEATSTTQGKEDCSVTLQDLNKEKEEDPIPEKATQRELQVSSGFELYGDLPYKPAVGDVSKTEEYLVPEAQGANDTLDNEKMEPRSCTSSCSHEINSDADQFQHNSQQTARISCADEPSIRSVSENYGHASEEVTENQEETKSPEQLIELNNEQTMEDIIDGSGRQAVKSEMTVEESKSGENYGPHGTSAYDSTEEKQVAAGSIEIVERSSEPVPFKESKRDEDETTEEKEETSADAESHEPEFYKIDNDADRYEKTLSSTECNTKSDECSITISKNSKEISEEPHILVTPTSLEGEAVGENFQQSTSEERTENEVTPMEPKMHASELLHQMNVPKPDNMDDEKGKQQESAKGLECCSTLESQQGNDRTLFTEMEVPENPSSRETDSSHFKAKLKVDEIQSEGIFPNESDVHMDCQEKEKISTAEIIASHICQEIETEEKLNQPSSEHQNQRPETSTLVTDANDDHHLKLEQPSFGEEVLHEESTENSFRSFDNPTKIVCAPEEREIEHPSLEVEPDRDLEQTQDLNEKLRTMDNSVRTDPNELPSEFQGVESSAEVESDKEDSTLERLNVKEVCHLNEKRETDESSQLNFKSQPIFGENLVNSCETSEEIGNDTQLQTVKNELMGEGSPSNFEVYEAVVTDAAREEEMHEVNTTVSSEDRALEQPSLPTTKSCDETKKPLIADEHSANTTFSVSQVSGINNPPPTETNATEEKVSEEQPMKKVSNHDSNTPQTMQIDKEEQLQENYDDLHQSSRLQELCGKDSVNMRIDEPVDTVDVLYNGMNVENFTKEGSVSSMNEVPSLEPVQSLTKSKEEIADEKYNETEEKPMLPSIIDEKKSGEWVVVSQTLQDDAKRAADEPKTEKEKEDTENDHGEEDSELIPMISEASRDIELKTQNKKSLHILSGMGSKMKNSISKVKKAMACASPQFSPDDVIIKLNKSKKS, via the exons ATGAAATTAGAAGTTGCAGCATCAGAATCTGAAGTTATACAA AAAGACGATGATTTTTACCCAAGTGACACCATTGTGGAACAAGCTGGAAACCAACGTGCGCAACTGAAAAACCCAATATCCAGTGGACGGAACAGTA TGGataaagaggaagaagacatatcTGGAGATGCTTCTGAAGAGGTCTATATATCGCCAGAGACGACAGCTGAAAAGATTAAGGCTTGCCTTTCAGAAACAGGGATTAAATTAACCGCGCCATTCATTAGTTCTGTGGATGACACACAAAATACACATGATGACATCAGGAATGATATACCCTCAGCTGAAAAG GGAGACATGGACTCAACACTTCCAGAGGAACAACGAGCAGAGATTATGCAGACCTCCTTACAAGAGTGTTCGTCTACAAATATGGGTGACAACATTGCCAACGACTCAAAAGTTGTAGAAGTCGAGCATGAAAATAATGAAATTAATGCTGAAGTCAGTCAAATGTCAAGCATGCTGTTAAAACCTGACATTGAGAAAACTGCTGAATATGTGAGTGATgaaatggatgaacaaaaattCTCTGAGAAGATCCTACATCCCATAGAAGAAAAATCAGTAGAACAACCGTTTTATGAAGAAAGTTGTGAGGCTGGAGATATTAGTGCGCAACTGAAAGCCGAAGATGACAGTTTAATGAAAATGACAGAAATTCAGGTGGAAAATAAACACATAGCCTTAACAGCAGATCAAGAGGGTAAGTCACCAAAAGACTTAAATTATGAGAAAGAGCGGGATAATGAGGGTATGTCACCCAAAGATGCTCAACAAATTTCTGAAGAGATAATAGAGAGCAGCAACGTAAGTTGTGCAGATGAAGAAGCTGAGCCTACCAGTGAACCCCAGCAATCCTACCAAGAAATATTAGAGCCAAGTCAGATTATACACGAGGGG GCAAATGACTCAAAGGAGAATGCTAATGATAACTCTACTGAAAGAGAAGTCACGAAGTCTACAGAAGAGATGCTGGTTGATAGCAGTTCAACCATTGAAGAGTGCTCAAAACCGATCGAGTCAGAG ACATATGAATCCAAGACTATCAGATCGGAAGATGGTGCTTATGTTGACCAATTGGCTGAACATGCCACAATAGAAGCAACAGAGAAGAGTAGCCAAGTAGGTCTTGCTGCTGTAACAGGACCTGCGAATATACAAGAGAATGATGAGCATCAAACTTCTCAGACAGTGGTAGAAGAGAATGAAACTGTCTCGGAAATGATTAAACAAAAACAGAGTTTCCCAGAGTCTGATTTGCTGCATTTGCAAGAGAAAAATGTAATATCAACAGAATCTAtatcacacgataatgccaataTGACTAACACAGCTCTGGAAGGGGATAATGACGAGAGGGTTGAGTTAAAGGCTGAAGAAACTGGATACAGTTTTGAAGAACAAAACGTTGAAACTGCGACACGTGAACCATATTCCAGTGACCAAATATCTAGCGCAGATGAAATCTCAGTTCCATTCTCAGAAAAAGGAGATTCTGCTATTTCCACAGACAGTGACAATATATCCAGCTTGAATGACCACGGAAATATGGAATCCTTAGATACAGAAGCAAAGCTAGACATGATGCAAGAAGTTGAAAATAAAAGGGAGATTGTTGTGGAAACAGCTTCCAATGACATCACAGAAGAAATTAATGAGGAGTCATATATGCTGTCAGAGAATCAGGTTGACAATTTGACAAATAAGGCCACAGATGAACCCGGCCTTATAGTAGATAGCAGACAGAACATCCCACTCCCAGCGGAAGATCAGATCAACAAGTTAACTGATGTCAGGGAGAAGGCATATGAGTCAGTAGGAGAAAAGAACGCAATTGAAGAAGAAAATGACAGCATACGTTCTCCTGACAAAGACCCTGAAAAAGATTCTGAATCCAACAACGAAGAAATCCAAAATGATAGTAAACCAGGTCAGTCATGTAGAAATGAACCCGACATAGTGAAACATTTGGAGATAGTTAACCCAGAAATTGAAGAGACAAAGTTAGAACAGGGAGAACAAAATCAAGAGAATTCTATTCATAATGATGCAATAGGCCCAGACGAAGATGCTCAGTCAACATTTACAAATATAGGGCCGACCAGCCTTGAAAATCACGAAGTAAAGATTGATGAAATAATGGAAGAAACCGTTTCTGAAATAGAGCAAAAGAATATTGAGAATGTGGAACTCCGCAGTGTTAGGGACGTGACATCAGCAGAAGAG AATATCGAAGATAGCACAAATTCAACAGCTGCTGAAAATAATGTCACATATGAAGACGGTATAAACAAAGGCGATGATCAGAGTGAGAATCAGTCCTTGAATGTCACTTGTGTACAGACTGGAACAGAGGCTGAGGACACAATAAACAAAACGGATGATTCTGAAAAG GAAGTAGACTTACAGTATACGGAGGAAACGCAAAGCACCAGAGATGCTACTGTAGAAAGTTTTCAGAGTGCCATAACTGATGAAATGGAAGATGATAAG AACTTGGAGAATACCAAGGCAGATCCTTCTCAGGAACatgatgaaattaacaataagaacTCAAACTACGATGAAGAATCAAATGAATACAAAGAACAAGAACCCAATGAGGCAAATGAGTTTCATTTAGAAGAGGAAAGTAAAACTGAGGAGGCAAAAACTCAAGTATACGAAGAGGGAAGTTCTAGCAATAAGGAAGGAATTAGAAACGTTGAAGTTTCACAAAGCCAAGATGAATGCAGTAAGGTATATGAGGATGGCATAAATGTTATTGAAGTTGAAGAAACTACAGATAAACAACATCAAGAGCAAGAAGAAAGTAGTGCTTACGGTGAACATGACGGTGTTCTTGCAGACCAG atgaaagcaatgaatgCTGGCATGGACTCTCAGAATGAGATTGAACTGAACACAAGTAACTCAGATGGTGTGCATGTCCAGGAGGATCAAACAGAAAGAGAATCCTGCAAGTATGACGAGATGGATGAATCAGACTCTAGAAAAGATAAAGAGATCATAAGCCAGGAATTTGAACAGGACAAACTCGTCAACGCAATAACAAGTCAGGAATCATCCCCACCTATTGAACCATTAGAACATAACTTAGGAGCTGCAATGGAGGATCCAACAGTAAGCCAGCCTTCTGAAATTGTAGATGACGAATCCCTCAGCGTTGAAGCTAGCCAAGTAGTAGGACTTGAAGCAGAGCAACATATCCAGACAAATGAATATCCTGAGCAAGAAAATGATATCTCTGCAGATACG CAGATCATTCAAGGTGATTCTGCTGAACATATCACAAATTCTGCTATTGGCTATGAAGACAGCACAACATTTGCTGAGGCCGGACCTGGAAGTGCTGACCACCTCAAGATTGTGGACAGCAAAGATGATGAACATGCTGAAAATATTCAGGAATCAGAAAGTGAGAATCAAGGTTTGGCTTCGAAGGAAGTGGATACTGCGATAGAGGCAAACAAAGATGATAATTTTGACCAG TTGCCAAAGGATCTTCAGCATAACAATGATGCTCAAAATTTTGAAAACGAAGGAGCTCAGAAAGATGGCCAACAAGTGTTATTGGAAGCAGGATCAGATGTAGAG GAAATGAATGCCAATCCTATGGAACTTAGTGAGAACACTGGAGCTGAATCAGACAATATTGAAGTCCAAAATGATGGAGGGGATGATGAAGAAGGTGTGCGTGATGATACTGCTAAGACAGTCCCAGTAACGGACCCAAAGATAGAAGGTGATTTATCCACAGGGATTCCCTCTCAAAGTGGAAAGCTAGATCAGGAGATTAATGCTGACAACCCTGTCACAAGCCGAGATGAAGACACTGGGGAGTCAAGTGAAGCGATGCAAATAGTTGACATCCGTGAGGAAGTATCAGCTGATTGTCATGTCTCGTCTACGGATCCTGGCACGGATATTCAGCAAGAGAATGAAAATAACACAGCTAGCTTGGATTGTCAGCAAGATCAGGAGGATCAAAGAGGACATGAATCTTTCAAGAACAGTAAAATGGATGAGTCACAGCCAGAGAAAGATATAGAGCTCATTAACCAGGGATTTGAACAGGAAAGTATCAGCAGTGAAATGCCATGCCAAGAAACTTCCGCAACCATTGAAGCATTAAGACAAGACATAGGAACCGCAATAGATGATCATACACAAAACGAGCCTTCTGAGATTGCAAATGACAAGGTTCACATTGTTGAAGTTAGCAAAGAAGCAGACTTGGAAACAGAGCAACATAATCAAACAAATGAAGAACCTGAACATGAAAATGAAATTTCTGCAGAAGAG AGCATGGACGTTGAGAACCGTGAATTTATCCCAGAATCAGCAGAACTAAGAGAAGTGAATATCACCAAGAATGAGACAATTAATAGCAGAACAGCGGATCTAGGTTCAAACACTGTTGAAGACCTTAGTGGAAGCGAAAATACAAACTTGGAAGTTTCAGAAAAGGTGATAAACTTGGATGAGGATCCCAAAGTTAACACAGAAGTCATGACTCAG GACAAGAGCGTTGAGAACCGTGAATTAGTCCCAGAATCAGCAGAGCTAGCAGAAGATAATGACACCGAGAATGAGGCAATTAGTAGCAGAGCAATGGATCTAGGTCGAAGCACTGTTGAAGACCTTAGTGGAAATGAAGGTACAAACTCGGAAATTTCACAAAAGGTGACAAGCTTGGACGAGGATCCCAGAGTTAACACAGATGCCGTGCCTAAG GACATGAGCGTTGAGAACCGTGAATTAGTCCCAGAATCAGCAGAACAAGCAGAGGAGAATAACACCGAGAATGAGATAATAAATAGAAGAGCAGAAGATCTAGGTTCAAACACTATTGAAGACAGTGGAAACGAAAACACAAACTTGGAAATTTCACAAAAGGAGATTAACACAGAAGATGTACATCAG GACATGGACGTTGAGGACCAAGAATTAATCCCAGAATCAACAAAACAAAGAGAAGAGAATAACGCCGAGAATGAGGCAATAAATAGCAGAGCAGCGGATCTAGGTTCAAACACTGTCGAAGACCTTAGTGGAAACGAAAACATATACTCCGAAATTTCACAAAAGGTTGCAAAATTGGACGAGGATCCCAGAGTAAACACAGAAGTCATGCCTCAG GACGTGAGCGTTGAGAACCGTGAATTAATCCCAGAATCAGTAGAATTAACAGAAGAGAATAACACCGAGAATGAAGCAGTTAATAGCAGAGCAGAAGATCTAGGTCTGAACACGGTTGAAGATAGAGGAAACGAAAACACAAACCTTGAAATATCACAGACGGAGATGGAGATAAGCTTGAACGAGAATCCAATATTAAACAGAGAAGTTGTACTTCAG GTCATGAACGTTGAGAGTCACGAAATAATCCCAGAATTAACAGAACTCAGAGAAGAGAATAACACTGAGAATGAGGCAACCAAGAGCAGAGGAGAGGATCTACGTTCAAACACTATTGAAGACCTTGCTGGATACGAAAATACAAACCCAGAAATTCCACAAAATGAGATAAACTCGGATGAGGATCCCACAGTTAACACAGAAGTTGTGCCTCGG GACATTGAAGTTGAGAACCACAAATTAATCCCAGAATCAACAGAACTAAGAGAGGAGAATAACACCAACAACGAGGCAATTAATATCAGAGCAGAAGATGACCTGAGTGGAAACGAAAATACAAACTCAGAGATGTCCCAGAAAGTGACAAACTTGAACGAGGATCCCAAACTTAGCACAGAAGTCATGCCTCAG GACATGAGCGTTGAGGACCACGGCTTTATCTCAGAATCAACAGAACTAAGAGAAGAGAATAACACCGAGAATGAAGCAGCTAATAGCATAGCAAAGGCTCTAGGTTCAAACACTGTTGAAGACCTTAGTGgaaacaaaaatacaaattcgGAAATTTCACAAAAGGAGATAAACTTGGACGAGAATCCCATAGTTGACACAGAAGTTGTGCTTCAG GACATGAGCGTTGAGAACCGTGCATTAGTCCCAGAATCAGCAGAACTAAAAGAAGAGAATAATACCAAGAATGAGGCAATAAATAGCAGAGCAGAGGATCTAGGTTCAAACACTGTGGAAGATAGTGGAAATGAAAATACAAACTTGGAAATTTCACAAAAGGAAATAAGTTTGAATGAAAATCCAACAGTCAACACAGACGTGGTACTTCAG GACATGGACGTGGAGAGCCACGAATTAATCCCAGAATCAACAGAACTAAGAGAAGAGAATAGCACTGAGAATGAGGCAATTAAGTGTAGGGCAGTGGGTCTAGGTTCAAACACTGTTGAAGACCATAGTGGAAACGAAAACACAAACTCGGAAACTTCACAAAAGTTGACAAACTTGGACGAAGAGAAAAACACAGAAGTCATGCCTCAG GTCATGGATGATGAGAACCTCGAATTTATCCCAGAATCAACAGATATAAGAAAAGAGAATAACACCGAGAATGAGGCAATTAATGGCAGAGGAGAGGATCTAGGTTCAAACACTATTGAAGACCTTACTGGAAACGAAAACACAAACTTGGAAATTTCACAAAGGGAGATATACTCAGAAGAGGATCCCACAGTAATCAAAGAAATTGTGCCTCGG GACATGGACGTTGAGAACCACGAATTAATCCCAGAATCAACAGAACTAAGAGAGGAGAATAACACCGAGAATGAGGCAATTAATAGCAAAGCAGCGGATCTAGGTTCAAACACTGTTGAAGACCTTAGTGGAAATGAAAATACAAACTCGGAAATGTCCCAAAAGGTGACAAACTTGGACGAGGATCCCAGAGTTGACACAGAAGTCGTGCCTCGG GACGTGGATGTTGGGGACCACGAAATTATCCCAGAATCAACAGAGAATACCACCGAGAATGAGGCAATTAATAGCAAAGCAGATGATCTAGGCTCAAACACTATAGAAGATTCTAGTGGAAACGAAAACACAAACTTGGAAATTTCACAAAAGGAGATAAGTTTGAACGAGGATCCCATAGTTGAGACAGAAGGTGTGCTTCAG GACATGGACGTTGAGAACCACAAATTTATCCCAGAATCAACAGAACTAATAGAAGAGAATAACACCGAGAATGAGGCAATTAAGAGCAAAGCAGAGGAATCAGGTCCAAACACTGCTGGAGACCTTGGTGGAAATGAAAACACAAACTCAGAAATGTCACAAATAAACTTGGATGAGGATCCCATAGTTAAGGTAAAAGAGCTTCAG ACCATGGAGAAAATTCAGGACGATGAGGAACCCGAAAACACTGAACGAGAAATTACACAGGAAGGTTCTCAGCACACTCTTGCAGAAGAGCATACAATTGACCAG GAAAAACCAATTGACACAGCTGATACTTCCCAGCTAGAGAATGAAGAAAAGACTTGCATGTACGATGAAGAAATTCAAGAGGTTAAAGAAACACATGAACAATGCAAATTCAATGAAATGAATGAATCAGTCACtttcaaaaataaggaaattgaaaGTCAAGGATTTGAAGATGATTGCACTAGCAAACGAAAAGAAAACGAGCAAACTCCTATGCATTCTGAAGCATCTGGACAAAATGTAGGAGCTGAAACGCCTAATCAGGATAATGAAGAGTGTAGAATAGATGCTTTCGAGGTAATTAACGCACAAGAAGTGGCAGAGCATGATGAGCATAGAAACGAGGCTTTATTAGACAAAATCAATGAACAGGAG GTCATATGTCCCAATGCTTCAAGTTCAGGAAATGAAATGGACACAAGTGCAGAACAGACGACAGAACCACCACTAGAAATAAGTCAGACAAACAATGCTGACCAAGGCCCCGAACTAGGTGTTTATGAACAAAGCATCGAAGGAAATGAGGAGGAGGATAAACTAGACTCCAACAAACCTAAGTTCAACATGGAAATGGTTGTCAATCCAATTGAAGAAAGTCAACTCAAAGATGACAGAGAGAACGAAATAAACGGACAACCTACACAAACTCAATCTGGAAATGGGATTTCAACAGCTATTGAACCAAGCCAATATATACAAGAGTGTGAACCAAATGATGCCAAACAAGACGGAAATGTTTCAAATGTGACAAAGTCCTATATAGATGGCCACAGTATTGATGAAAGTACCCCAGATGAGACTGTGCAAACACAAGGAAAGCAACCAGTTGAACCACAAGAGAACATTTTAGAACCATCATCTCCTTCCGAAGCTACAAGCACAACTCAAGGTAAAGAAGACTGCTCGGTGACTTTGCAAGATCTGAATAAAGAGAAGGAAGAGGATCCCATACCAGAAAAGGCAACACAAAGAGAGCTACAAGTATCCTCTGGTTTTGAGCTATATGGGGACTTGCCTTATAAACCAGCAGTTGGAGATGTGAGTAAAACAGAAGAATATTTAGTTCCAGAAGCTCAAGGTGCTAACGATACCCTAGACAATGAAAAGATGGAACCTCGTAGCTGTACAAGTAGTTGCTCACACGAGATCAACAGTGATGCCGATCAGTTTCAGCATAATTCCCAGCAGACCGCTAGAATTTCTTGTGCAGATGAGCCATCCATCAGATCAGTTTCAGAAAATTATGGACATGCCTCCGAGGAAGTCACCGAGAATCAAGAAGAAACAAAAAGTCCAGAGCAATTAATAGAGTTGAATAATGAACAGACTATGGAAGATATCATTGACGGAAGCGGTCGCCAGGCAGTGAAGAGTGAGATGACTGTAGAAGAAAGTAAGAGCGGGGAGAATTATGGACCACACGGTACATCAGCATATGACTCAACTGAAGAG AAACAGGTAGCTGCTGGCTCTATAGAGATAGTCGAAAGATCCTCAGAACCAGTACCCTTCAAAGAAAGCAAAAGGGATGAAGATGAGACTACGGAAGAGAAAGAAGAAACAAGTGCAGATGCTGAGAGTCATGAACCTGAATTCTACAAAATTGACAATGATGCCGACAGATATGAAAAGACATTAAGCAGCACAGAATGCAACACCAAATCAGATGAGTGTTCCATCACCATCAGTAAGAATTCAAAAGAG ATCTCTGAAGAACCACACATCCTTGTCACACCCACAAGTTTGGAAGGAGAAGCTGTTGGGGAAAATTTCCAACAAAGTACATCGGAAGAAAGAACAGAAAATGAG GTAACGCCTATGGAACCCAAGATGCATGCTTCTGAGCTATTACATCAGATGAATGTTCCTAAGCCAGATAATATGGACGACGAAAAGGGAAAACAGCAAGAATCAGCAAAGGGCCTGGAGTGTTGCTCAACTCTGGAGTCTCAACAAGGGAATGACAGAACATTGTTCACTGAAATGGAGGTACCAGAAAATCCGAGTTCAAGAGAAACAGATTCAAGTCACTTCAAAGCAAAGTTGAAGGTAGACGAAATACAAAGTGAAGGCATATTTCCAAATGAAAGTGATGTGCACATGGATTGCCAAGAAAAAGAGAAAATTAGCACCGCTGAAATAATAGCGAGCCATATATGCCAGGAAATTGAAACAGAGGAGAAACTAAATCAACCATCATCTGAGCATCAGAATCAGAGACCTGAAACTAGTACGTTAGTTACAGATGCAAATGACGACCATCACCTGAAACTAGAACAACCATCATTTGGAGAGGAAGTGCTGCATGAAGAGAGTACAGAAAACAGTTTCAGGTCTTTTGATAATCCAACCAAAATTGTATGCGCTCCAGAAGAAAGGGAAATTGAACACCCAAGTTTGGAAGTTGAGCCAGATAGAGACTTGGAGCAAACACAAGATTTGAACGAAAAACTTAGAACAATGGATAACTCAGTAAGGACAGACCCTAATGAACTGCCATCAGAGTTTCAAGGTGTTGAATCTAGTGCAGAAGTAGAGAGTGATAAAGAGGACTCTACACTAGAAAGACTGAATGTTAAGGAAGTCTGCCATTTGAATGAAAAAAGAGAGACTGACGAATCCTCTCAACTTAACTTTAAATCACAACCAATTTTTGGAGAAAACCTAGTAAACTCATGCGAGACATCAGAAGAAATCGGTAATGATACACAGCTCCAAACAGTAAAAAATGAGCTCATGGGTGAAGGCAGTCCTTCGAACTTTGAAGTATATGAAGCTGTAGTGACTGATGCTGCAAGAGAAGAGGAGATGCACGAAGTAAATACA ACGGTTTCCAGTGAAGACCGTGCATTGGAGCAACCTTCCCTGCCCACAACAAAGTCATGTGATGAAACAAAGAAACCTCTGATAGCAGATGAACATTCAGCAAATACCACATTCAGTGTTTCACAAGTTTCTGGCATAAATAACCCACCACCTACTGAAACAAATGCAACAGAAGAGAAG GTCTCAGAAGAGCAACCGATGAAAAAAGTGAGCAATCATGACAGCAATACTCCACAGACAATGCAGATTGATAAAGAAGAGCAGCTCCAAGAAAATTATGATGACTTACACCAGTCATCTCGTCTCCAAGAATTGTGCGGAAAAGACTCGGTAAATATGAGGATTGACGAGCCTGTTGATACCGTAGATGTCCTTTACAATGGAATGAATGTAGAGAACTTCACTAAAGAAGGATCCGTATCAAGTATGAATGAAGTTCCCTCGCTTGAACCAGTGCAATCACTCACTAAGAGTAAAGAAGAAATAGCAGATGAAAAATACAATGAAACGGAGGAAAAGCCAATGCTTCCGTCAATCATTGACGAGAAGAAATCAGGAGAGTGGGTTGTTGTTTCACAAACTCTGCAAGACGACGCAAAAAGGGCAGCAGATGAACCAAAAACTGAGAAGGAGAAAGAAGACACGGAGAATGACCATGGCGAGGAAGATTCAGAGCTGATACCAATGATCTCAGAAGCTTCAAGAGATATCGAACTTAAGACACAGAATAAAAAATCACTGCACATACTGTCAGGTATGGGTTCAAAGATGAAAAATTCAATTTCAAAGGTGAAAAAGGCCATGGCTTGCGCATCTCCTCAGTTTTCACCAGACGACGTAATCATCAAGTTAAATAAAAGTAAGAAAAGTTAA